Genomic window (Gasterosteus aculeatus chromosome 1, fGasAcu3.hap1.1, whole genome shotgun sequence):
GTAGATTATGTTTGACTTGGTGGGCCCGGCTGTGGGCGGAAATTATATTTCTCTCCATCAGGTACCCCGGGTGCATTGATTGCCTCTGTGTCCTGTGGACATGACCCTGTACTCATTTACTGAATGTTTGTTTGGCACTGGAATAATAGGGATTTGTTTACAGTTTGCATCCAATGTTTCCTGTGGACGTTTGCTCTCCTGTTGACCGTTTACAGGACTTCTGTTCTGTAAAGATTGTATTTCAGAAGTTATTCTCTGGATGGGGTTTAATGAAAGCATGTCTGCATAAGGTTGTCGTGCATTGTTCTCCGTTTTAATTTCCATGTGTATTtcttatatataattatttatttggcCTTCTCCGAAACCGCAACCGCAACCGCAACTGCAGCTTAACTGGTTAGAGTATTGTGATCAGTGATGAGACTTTGGGGAATATCTAGTGTATATGTCCCACTTTGTATTTAAGTATTAAATCACAATGAGGAAAATAATTGTaccaatgtgtgttttgttgtggaTATTTCTTTAAGTGATCATTATTCTATTGAATACTATGCCAATCTTATACAGTGTACACGCAAGGCACAATAATATAATCATTGCCTCTTCATAAAATTCTGCATTATATCTATGGGCAAAGGAAAGATGATGGTAGAGTTCTTCTCTACTGCAATGCTGCTGAGGGTCTGCAGGTATCGCAGCTGAAGGGCAGAGGGTGACTCTGCAATAATCAGGGAGGCTTCTTTCAGAGCCCTGGAAGCGTTCAtctctccttctgcagcaaTGATCTGCAGCACAGACAGAGAACCGTTATTTCCAATAGTCCTCACTGCATTGAGAGGAAATAGTCCCAATGCCCTCTTTACCTTCGCTCTGGCTTCCCGACTAGCCTCTGCCTCTGCCGCCATGGCTCTCTGCAGCTGGTGAGGCAACTTCACGTCCTTGATCTCCACACGTTCCACCTTAATACCCCACCGATCTGTAGCCTCATCCAGAGACTCCTGGGAGAATATCAAATCCCAAATACTCCAGTCATATAAAACCCTCCTTGTTATGCTTCATTCAAATAACTACAAAATGCGCTCTTCAACTCCTGAGGTGTATGTTGCACTTTGGCCTTCATGAATTAAAGTTTAGGGGTTTTGGTGGTACATGACTTCTCTGGTTCAATCTTAGTGCGACCATTAACTTTTTAGCAACAGGCAGAATTAAGGACAGTAGATAAAAAAGGGTCAATTAAACATTCACACTTCTCTTATGCCCTGCAGCTGCTCATAAACTATATTGCCACCGTTTCTGCTCACCTGCATACTGAGTGATATACCCTCTCTGTCGGACAGCAGTTCTGCAAGGTTTTTGGTCCCCAGTGCATTCCTCAGGGTGGTTTGAGCCAGCAGCCGTGTAGATGAGTGTGCGTTGGACACATTGGCCACGGATGAGATGGGGCAGTTTATGCGAAAGTACACCACACCGTCCACCGACACCGTCACCGAATCTCTCGTTAGGATCTGCAAGTTATAAGAACAGCATTTTGCTGTGACTTTAATCACTTAAACCAAAGATGGCATTGAGAGAGTTCGTAgacaatatttttaaattttcaaaaacaaaaattgtaCCTCTTGTGGAGGGATGTCAAAGGACACTGTTCTCAGATCGACTTTCACAAAGGTATTAGTACAGGGCAGAACAAACATAAGTcctgaaaataaattgaaagtATTTCTAAATAATTAATTGTATGCCATACCATTGTTTAGTATTTAATCAATTTGTGACAGAAAAAGtcagcattaaaaaca
Coding sequences:
- the stoml3a gene encoding stomatin (EPB72)-like 3a, whose product is MNSNTASTAEMVKQSKVEINGEENIEDKNAGRLGCFGWLLVLISFLFVTATFPITLFMCVKIVKEYERAVIFRLGRITDRKPKGPGLMFVLPCTNTFVKVDLRTVSFDIPPQEILTRDSVTVSVDGVVYFRINCPISSVANVSNAHSSTRLLAQTTLRNALGTKNLAELLSDREGISLSMQESLDEATDRWGIKVERVEIKDVKLPHQLQRAMAAEAEASREARAKIIAAEGEMNASRALKEASLIIAESPSALQLRYLQTLSSIAVEKNSTIIFPLPIDIMQNFMKRQ